One genomic region from Skermania piniformis encodes:
- a CDS encoding phosphoribulokinase produces MSVKHPVVAVTGSSGAGTTSVTRTFQEIFHREGIEPAIVEGDSFHRYDREQMRAALADADATGHTLSHFGAEANLLTELAALFRDYGESGVGSVRKYLHNDDEAKPHGLPAGTFTPWEDLKPGSDLLFYEGLHGGAVTDTVDVARHVDLLVGVVPIVNLEWTQKIFRDKTERGYSDEAIIDTILRRMPDYVQYICPQFSRTYINFQRVPTVDTSNPFTARTIPTADESFVIIRFADPKEIDFPYLLSMLHDSFMSRTNSIVVPGGKMHLAMQLIFTPLILRLMDKRPKRPR; encoded by the coding sequence ATGTCGGTCAAACACCCGGTCGTCGCGGTCACCGGTTCGTCCGGTGCCGGTACCACCTCGGTGACCCGGACGTTCCAGGAGATTTTCCACCGCGAGGGAATCGAACCGGCCATCGTCGAGGGCGATTCGTTCCACCGCTACGACCGCGAGCAGATGCGGGCGGCGCTCGCCGACGCCGACGCAACGGGACACACCCTGTCGCATTTCGGCGCAGAGGCCAACCTGCTCACCGAACTGGCGGCCCTGTTCCGCGACTACGGCGAATCCGGCGTCGGTTCGGTCCGCAAGTATCTGCACAACGACGACGAGGCCAAGCCGCACGGGCTCCCGGCCGGTACCTTCACCCCTTGGGAAGACCTGAAACCCGGTAGCGATCTGCTGTTCTACGAGGGCTTGCACGGTGGCGCGGTGACCGACACCGTCGATGTCGCGCGGCACGTCGATCTGCTGGTCGGGGTGGTGCCGATCGTCAATCTGGAATGGACGCAGAAGATCTTCCGGGACAAGACCGAACGCGGCTACTCCGACGAGGCGATCATCGACACGATCCTGCGCCGGATGCCGGACTATGTGCAGTACATCTGCCCACAGTTCTCCCGCACCTACATCAACTTCCAACGGGTGCCGACCGTGGATACCTCGAATCCGTTCACCGCCAGGACGATTCCCACCGCGGACGAGAGTTTCGTGATCATTCGGTTCGCCGATCCCAAGGAGATCGACTTCCCGTATCTGCTGTCGATGCTGCACGACTCGTTCATGTCCCGGACCAACAGCATCGTGGTGCCCGGCGGCAAGATGCACCTGGCGATGCAGCTCATCTTCACCCCGCTGATCCTGCGGTTGATGGACAAGCGACCGAAGCGCCCGCGCTGA